A window of the Streptomyces sp. NBC_00454 genome harbors these coding sequences:
- a CDS encoding nuclear transport factor 2 family protein has translation MSPYPYPALQERHSDTAVSLLSTGFSAHRALIQRAYDAFRDRDAAALLDVLAPDVLWVHPDGMADYGLGGTKYGHDGVRAFLARVPSFLAGMRLHPQEFVEAGNRVVVFGFRDVTSVSGRTERLSFVHSWTLSGGRAIRMEDIFDTVLLRRLIES, from the coding sequence ATGTCCCCGTACCCGTACCCCGCGCTCCAGGAGCGGCACTCCGACACCGCGGTTTCCCTCCTCTCCACCGGCTTCTCGGCCCATCGCGCGCTGATCCAGCGGGCCTACGACGCGTTCCGCGACCGTGACGCCGCGGCCCTCCTGGACGTCCTTGCCCCGGACGTCCTGTGGGTGCACCCCGACGGCATGGCCGACTACGGTCTGGGCGGCACCAAATACGGCCACGACGGCGTCAGGGCGTTCCTGGCCCGGGTGCCCTCCTTCCTGGCGGGCATGCGGCTGCATCCGCAGGAGTTCGTGGAGGCGGGCAACCGTGTCGTGGTCTTCGGGTTCCGCGACGTCACCTCGGTGAGCGGCCGGACCGAACGGCTGAGCTTCGTGCACTCCTGGACGCTGAGCGGCGGCCGCGCCATCCGGATGGAGGACATCTTCGACACCGTCCTCCTGCGCCGGCTCATCGAGAGCTGA
- a CDS encoding NAD-dependent epimerase/dehydratase family protein, translating into MRGKKILVTGGTGQVARPVAEALAEHNEVWCLGRFGTPGIEQELNARSITTRFWDMDDLSDTALADLPDDFTHVIHSSVRRGEDGDFNAAMEVNAVAAGWLMTHCRNAEAFLYVSTGAVYARQSLDHRYGENDPVDAVADWLPAYPVAKLAAEGAVRAFAQVLDLPTTIARLNIAYGPGGYGGVPMLYFKRMLAGEPIAVPVSGQNWCSLLHTDDLVAQVPHLWAAAEAPARLVNWGGDEAVGITDCIRFMEELTGVEANLVPSPVTRETYQFDPTLRRALTGPCTVGWQDGIRRTLEAHFPAHARRRAHV; encoded by the coding sequence ATGAGAGGGAAGAAGATCCTCGTGACCGGAGGAACCGGCCAGGTCGCCCGGCCGGTGGCCGAGGCACTGGCCGAGCACAACGAAGTCTGGTGCCTGGGGCGGTTCGGCACGCCGGGCATCGAACAGGAGCTCAACGCACGGTCGATCACCACCCGGTTCTGGGACATGGACGACCTGTCGGACACGGCGCTGGCCGACCTCCCCGACGACTTCACCCACGTCATCCACTCCTCGGTACGCCGCGGGGAGGACGGGGACTTCAACGCGGCCATGGAGGTCAACGCGGTCGCCGCCGGATGGCTGATGACCCACTGCCGCAACGCCGAGGCCTTCCTGTACGTGTCCACCGGAGCCGTGTACGCCCGGCAGTCCCTGGACCACCGCTACGGGGAGAACGACCCGGTCGACGCGGTCGCCGACTGGCTGCCCGCCTACCCGGTGGCCAAGCTCGCGGCCGAGGGCGCGGTGCGCGCCTTCGCCCAGGTACTGGACCTCCCGACCACCATCGCGCGGCTGAACATCGCCTACGGTCCCGGCGGTTACGGCGGGGTGCCGATGCTGTACTTCAAGCGCATGCTCGCCGGCGAGCCCATCGCGGTCCCCGTGAGCGGACAGAACTGGTGCTCGCTGCTGCACACCGACGACCTGGTGGCCCAGGTGCCCCACCTGTGGGCGGCCGCCGAGGCCCCCGCCCGGCTCGTCAACTGGGGCGGGGACGAAGCGGTCGGCATCACCGACTGCATCCGGTTCATGGAGGAGCTGACGGGCGTCGAGGCGAACCTCGTACCGAGTCCGGTCACCCGCGAGACCTACCAGTTCGATCCCACCCTGCGCCGCGCACTGACCGGCCCCTGCACGGTCGGCTGGCAGGACGGCATCCGCCGGACCCTCGAAGCCCACTTCCCCGCCCACGCCCGCCGGCGTGCCCACGTCTGA
- a CDS encoding AMP-binding protein, producing MSTAAPRTVADLLLRAAQLHPDSAIRYCPEGSAAGFHDQSHTELLDDALRLLTTLRTQGLRPQDKVVLILERPREFITAFWAAVLGGFVPCPMAPLRGDRPRWAAQLAHVDTLLDQPLVVTSASLAAELPPVERLFTLRLDELYEREPARPFSAAPQDTAVLMLTSGSTGNSKAVVLSHANLLASMTGKNTHHRLTAADTTLNWVSFDHVAALLECHLLPLSTGSRQLHVEAPVVLGEPLEFLRLISRHGVTMTFTPNFLLGHLNSAADGLKETGEELDLSRLRQIISGGEAVVCATGEAFLDAYASYGLARDALWPAFGMTETCAGSVYSRAAFPDIDRGREFASLGTPIEGVRIRIADPDGREVPEGRVGELQLTGPVLTRGYYNNERATLDAFTADGWFRSGDLGRIDAGRLSLVGRSKDSVIVNGVNYHSHEIETVLETEDGVAGSYVAAFPVRPAGSDTEQLVIAFHPQGPVGEGAALYRVLSAVRDAVVAHWGFKPALVLPLPKDAFPKTSLGKIQRSLMRDRFESGAYDAQRHAVAELTARMLDHYAAPEGAIEQAVAEVYADMFDVDPGSISATANFFELGGTSLDILRLRSRLAQRLGGSGPEIITVLKAPTVRALAARLTERKPPASEEYDPIVPLQTGGTKTPLFCVHPGVGEVLVFVNLAKYFVGDRPFYALRARGFNEGEKPFVTFDQMVDSYVDAIRARQPHGPYAVAGYSFGAAVAFEIAKVLRSQGERVDFVGSFNLPPHIKYRMEELDFIETAANLAFFLGLLDKQQAQELPGLLRGLPVEEQLTRLLDTAEPERIASLQLDRERFWNWAELADSLTDLGRGYEPSGTVPSVSVFYATPLRGTKEDWLAKELRRWDEHTTGPNRYIEVPGEHYTLMGPRHVASFQAILRAELDRALGEADRHHDHH from the coding sequence TTGAGTACCGCAGCACCGCGGACTGTCGCCGACCTGCTCCTGCGCGCCGCACAGCTCCATCCCGACTCCGCCATCCGCTACTGCCCGGAGGGCTCGGCCGCGGGATTCCACGACCAGAGCCACACCGAACTGCTCGACGACGCCCTGCGGCTGCTCACCACCCTGCGCACGCAGGGGCTGCGGCCCCAGGACAAGGTCGTACTGATCCTCGAGCGGCCCCGGGAGTTCATCACCGCGTTCTGGGCGGCCGTGCTGGGCGGCTTCGTACCCTGCCCCATGGCGCCGCTGCGCGGTGACCGCCCGCGCTGGGCCGCCCAGCTGGCCCATGTCGACACCCTGCTCGACCAGCCCCTCGTCGTCACCAGCGCCTCACTGGCCGCGGAACTCCCGCCGGTGGAACGTCTCTTCACGCTCCGGCTCGACGAGTTGTACGAGAGGGAGCCCGCACGGCCGTTCAGCGCCGCACCCCAGGACACCGCCGTCCTCATGCTGACATCCGGTTCGACGGGCAACTCCAAGGCCGTCGTGCTCAGCCACGCCAACCTGCTGGCCTCGATGACCGGCAAGAACACCCACCACCGGCTCACCGCGGCCGACACCACCTTGAACTGGGTCTCCTTCGACCACGTGGCCGCCCTCCTGGAGTGCCACTTGCTTCCGCTGTCCACCGGCAGCCGGCAGCTCCACGTGGAGGCTCCGGTCGTCCTCGGGGAGCCGCTGGAATTCCTGAGGCTCATATCGCGCCACGGTGTGACAATGACCTTCACGCCCAACTTCCTGCTGGGCCACCTCAACTCCGCCGCCGACGGGCTGAAGGAGACGGGAGAGGAACTCGACCTGTCCCGGCTGCGCCAGATCATCAGTGGCGGCGAGGCCGTGGTCTGCGCCACCGGAGAAGCCTTCCTCGACGCATACGCGTCCTACGGTCTCGCGCGGGACGCCCTGTGGCCCGCCTTCGGCATGACCGAGACCTGCGCGGGCAGCGTCTACTCCCGGGCCGCCTTCCCCGACATCGACCGCGGCCGGGAGTTCGCCAGCCTGGGCACCCCGATCGAGGGCGTACGCATCCGGATCGCGGACCCCGACGGCCGTGAGGTCCCCGAGGGCCGGGTGGGCGAACTCCAGCTCACCGGTCCCGTGCTCACCCGCGGCTACTACAACAACGAGCGGGCCACCCTTGACGCGTTCACCGCCGACGGCTGGTTCCGCAGCGGCGACCTGGGGCGCATCGACGCGGGCCGGCTCTCGCTCGTGGGCCGCAGCAAGGACAGCGTCATCGTCAACGGCGTCAACTACCACAGCCACGAGATCGAGACCGTCCTGGAGACCGAGGACGGCGTCGCCGGGTCCTACGTGGCCGCGTTCCCCGTCCGCCCGGCCGGCAGCGACACCGAGCAGCTGGTGATCGCCTTCCACCCGCAGGGCCCGGTGGGCGAGGGCGCCGCGCTGTACCGGGTGCTGAGCGCCGTCCGCGACGCCGTGGTCGCCCACTGGGGATTCAAGCCCGCACTCGTCCTGCCGCTGCCCAAGGACGCCTTCCCCAAGACCAGCCTCGGCAAGATCCAGCGGTCCTTGATGCGCGACCGGTTCGAATCCGGCGCGTACGACGCGCAGAGGCACGCCGTCGCCGAACTGACCGCGCGCATGCTCGACCACTACGCCGCGCCCGAGGGCGCGATCGAGCAGGCCGTCGCCGAGGTCTACGCCGACATGTTCGACGTCGACCCCGGCTCCATCAGCGCCACCGCCAACTTCTTCGAACTGGGCGGGACCTCGCTGGACATCCTGCGGCTGCGCAGCAGGCTGGCCCAGCGGCTCGGCGGCAGCGGCCCGGAGATCATCACCGTGCTCAAGGCGCCGACGGTCCGCGCCCTGGCCGCGCGGCTCACCGAGCGGAAGCCGCCCGCCTCCGAGGAGTACGACCCGATCGTGCCCCTGCAGACCGGCGGCACCAAGACCCCGCTGTTCTGCGTGCACCCGGGTGTCGGCGAGGTCCTGGTCTTCGTCAACCTCGCCAAGTACTTCGTGGGCGACCGGCCGTTCTACGCCCTGCGCGCCCGGGGGTTCAACGAGGGCGAGAAGCCCTTCGTGACCTTCGACCAGATGGTCGACTCCTACGTGGACGCCATCCGGGCACGGCAGCCGCACGGGCCCTACGCGGTCGCCGGCTACTCCTTCGGAGCCGCGGTGGCCTTCGAGATCGCCAAGGTGCTCCGCTCCCAGGGCGAACGGGTCGACTTCGTCGGCAGCTTCAACCTGCCGCCCCACATCAAGTACCGCATGGAAGAACTCGACTTCATCGAGACCGCCGCCAATCTGGCCTTCTTCCTGGGGCTGCTCGACAAGCAGCAGGCGCAGGAACTGCCCGGCCTGCTGCGGGGCCTGCCCGTGGAGGAGCAGCTCACCCGGCTCTTGGACACGGCGGAGCCGGAGCGGATCGCCTCCCTCCAGCTGGACCGCGAGCGGTTCTGGAACTGGGCGGAGCTGGCCGACTCCCTCACCGACCTGGGCCGCGGCTACGAGCCGAGCGGCACGGTGCCCTCCGTCAGCGTGTTCTACGCGACCCCGCTGCGGGGCACCAAGGAGGACTGGCTGGCCAAGGAGCTGCGCCGGTGGGACGAGCACACCACCGGGCCGAACCGCTACATCGAGGTGCCCGGCGAGCACTACACCCTCATGGGCCCCCGGCACGTGGCCTCCTTCCAGGCGATCCTGCGCGCGGAGCTCGACCGGGCCCTGGGCGAAGCCGACCGGCACCACGACCACCACTGA
- a CDS encoding DNA-binding response regulator yields MDVVVDPLDLDTTGGWAAGEHAAHLEHALLQARTLIESTVSMHRRRSVIPSPVARSGGAQLGDVMEQLIGRGRHSVAIALNGPGEFAESALRLLGKNPARATVRVLCTAEAAEVSANRLHRLPEPKLEVRVSDSELRGILVVDGVAALVPANSPGSTGQFAVVNDAAAVRALELLFAGAWSGGRDLADHLQLSPRLRTELVRNILERLRAGHTDEAAAREINVSLRTYRRYVAEIMRELDANSRFQAGVRAVEFGLLSA; encoded by the coding sequence ATGGATGTGGTAGTTGATCCGCTGGACCTGGACACGACGGGAGGATGGGCGGCCGGGGAACACGCCGCCCACCTGGAACATGCGCTGCTTCAGGCCAGGACCCTGATCGAGTCCACGGTCTCGATGCACCGCCGGCGCTCGGTGATTCCCTCACCGGTCGCGCGCAGCGGGGGTGCCCAGCTGGGCGATGTCATGGAGCAGCTGATCGGCCGGGGGCGTCACTCCGTCGCGATCGCGCTCAACGGGCCGGGCGAATTCGCCGAGTCGGCCCTGCGGTTGCTCGGGAAGAACCCGGCCCGGGCGACCGTGCGCGTGCTCTGCACGGCCGAGGCCGCGGAGGTTTCGGCGAACCGGCTCCACCGGCTCCCGGAGCCGAAGCTGGAGGTGCGGGTCTCCGACAGCGAACTGCGCGGGATCCTCGTGGTCGACGGCGTGGCGGCACTCGTCCCGGCCAACAGCCCGGGGAGCACGGGGCAGTTCGCCGTCGTGAACGACGCGGCCGCGGTCCGGGCCCTGGAACTGCTCTTCGCCGGCGCCTGGTCGGGCGGCCGCGACCTCGCGGACCACCTGCAGCTCAGCCCGCGCCTGCGTACGGAGCTCGTCCGCAACATCCTGGAGCGGCTGCGCGCGGGTCACACCGATGAGGCGGCGGCACGCGAGATCAATGTCTCATTACGCACCTACCGGAGGTACGTCGCGGAGATCATGCGCGAACTCGACGCCAACTCCCGCTTCCAGGCAGGGGTTCGTGCGGTCGAGTTCGGCCTTTTGTCTGCGTGA
- a CDS encoding LuxR family transcriptional regulator, producing MSDRREDELEQALLEVQALIESSVAIHRDRSVQEQLITAVDSSYGAVLDTARNLINGAARSIEIVHARRPSVSDQSARQSDRVERELLYGAAEGVCVRLLTVPPLLDEEFVREQFGRERPVAVRVARIPPLQALIVDGKAAFVVAESTVGRRSSVIRVPEVLHTLHTFFESVWSDAVPAGERVVFGDPARAALAQRILGALQAGVTDEVAAREQAVSVRTYRRYVAEIMSLLGASSRFQAGVRAAELGLMPPSASAAARTPTGHPDR from the coding sequence GTGTCCGACCGACGCGAGGACGAACTGGAACAGGCGCTGCTCGAGGTGCAGGCGCTCATCGAGTCGTCCGTCGCCATCCACCGCGACCGCAGTGTCCAGGAGCAGTTGATCACCGCCGTGGACAGCAGCTACGGCGCGGTGCTCGACACCGCCCGGAATTTGATCAACGGGGCCGCCCGCAGCATCGAGATCGTCCATGCCCGGCGTCCGAGCGTCTCCGACCAGAGCGCGCGGCAGTCGGACCGGGTGGAGCGCGAGCTGCTCTACGGCGCGGCCGAAGGGGTCTGCGTACGCCTGCTGACCGTCCCGCCCCTGCTCGACGAGGAGTTCGTGCGTGAGCAGTTCGGCAGGGAGCGGCCGGTGGCGGTCCGCGTGGCGCGGATCCCCCCGCTGCAGGCGCTCATCGTCGACGGCAAGGCCGCCTTCGTGGTGGCGGAGTCCACGGTCGGGCGCCGGTCCTCCGTGATCCGGGTCCCGGAGGTGCTGCACACCCTCCACACCTTCTTCGAGAGCGTGTGGAGCGATGCGGTGCCCGCCGGCGAGCGCGTGGTCTTCGGTGACCCCGCCCGGGCCGCACTGGCCCAGCGCATCCTCGGTGCCCTGCAGGCCGGGGTCACCGACGAGGTCGCCGCGCGCGAGCAGGCCGTCTCCGTGCGGACCTACCGGCGCTACGTGGCCGAGATCATGTCCCTCCTCGGGGCGAGCTCCCGGTTCCAGGCCGGGGTGCGGGCCGCCGAACTGGGGCTGATGCCGCCCTCGGCGTCCGCGGCGGCCCGGACCCCGACGGGGCATCCGGACCGCTGA
- a CDS encoding LuxR family transcriptional regulator, which translates to MREYEIGRALLEVSALIEDTLAMRRDRESEESLVIPVEPDETALLAAAGELIGRAGRSVDVSFAEHTTRSRDIAGLLRSLVAARGDAVRVRLLFARSAPGWDRLREHLDHPVASEGFDVRIARVPLVDSLVVDGRSALLIADSAIGPQASVTRGTEVLGALSALFAAVWNGAAPVPGRIDWGDRARSEFAGRILRCLHAGMADEVAACELSVSMRTYRRYVAEIMTALGANSRFQAGLHAAELGLLPVLGARGGLPEAAREAGCAQGRTDAPEGSNGTFL; encoded by the coding sequence GTGAGGGAATACGAGATCGGGCGGGCCCTCCTCGAGGTCAGCGCCCTGATAGAGGACACGCTTGCCATGCGCCGGGACAGGGAGTCCGAGGAGTCGCTCGTCATTCCGGTGGAACCGGACGAGACGGCGCTGCTCGCGGCGGCCGGGGAACTGATCGGCCGGGCCGGGCGGTCGGTGGACGTCTCCTTCGCCGAGCACACCACCCGCTCCCGGGACATCGCCGGACTCCTGCGCTCGCTGGTGGCCGCGCGGGGCGACGCGGTCCGCGTACGGCTGCTGTTCGCCCGGTCGGCGCCCGGCTGGGACCGGCTGCGGGAGCACCTGGACCATCCCGTGGCGAGCGAGGGCTTCGACGTCCGGATCGCCCGCGTCCCCCTGGTCGACTCCCTCGTCGTGGACGGCCGGAGCGCTCTGCTGATCGCCGATTCGGCCATCGGGCCACAGGCGTCCGTCACCCGGGGGACCGAGGTGCTGGGGGCGCTGAGCGCCCTCTTCGCGGCCGTGTGGAACGGCGCCGCTCCCGTGCCCGGCCGGATCGACTGGGGCGACCGGGCGCGTTCGGAGTTCGCGGGGCGGATCCTGCGGTGTCTGCACGCCGGCATGGCGGACGAGGTGGCGGCCTGTGAGCTGTCGGTGTCCATGCGGACGTACCGGCGCTACGTGGCGGAGATCATGACGGCCCTGGGCGCGAACTCCCGCTTCCAGGCGGGTCTTCACGCGGCCGAGCTCGGACTGCTGCCCGTCCTGGGAGCCCGCGGGGGCCTGCCGGAGGCTGCCCGGGAGGCCGGGTGCGCGCAGGGACGGACGGATGCTCCCGAGGGGAGCAATGGCACCTTCCTGTAA
- a CDS encoding polyprenyl synthetase family protein has protein sequence MSTLTARARARSLVSRIVVREDGRENGRENRRGNRRENRLGIRLENRLSASLELVEEQLVACAARASDPYVADVVGYLVAAGGKRLRPLLTLLAAEFGDPRTPGVIDAAVISELTHAASLYHDDVMDVARIRHGVPSANARWGNSVAVMAGNWLLATAAQLSADLAHSTTPLHAQAAERLVRGQMLELLGPSPDEGPLPHYFRVISDKTAALLSHSLRLGALQSGASAEIGDALAEYGEQLGVAFQISDDLLDITSSSALTGKEQGKDLAVGTAGLPILLALTGEDPRDDALRALLNSPTGIAGADHRRALDLLSGSEVMAQARAIRDERLDMARSALRGLPSGPALRALEALCDVVATRTK, from the coding sequence ATGTCAACGCTGACCGCAAGGGCCCGGGCCCGTTCGCTGGTTTCCCGGATCGTCGTACGGGAGGACGGACGCGAGAACGGACGCGAGAACAGACGCGGGAACCGACGCGAGAACAGGCTCGGGATCAGGCTTGAGAACAGGCTCTCCGCGAGCCTGGAACTGGTGGAGGAGCAGCTCGTCGCATGCGCCGCGCGGGCCTCCGATCCCTACGTGGCCGACGTGGTCGGCTATCTCGTCGCGGCGGGCGGCAAACGGCTGAGGCCGCTCCTCACCCTTCTGGCGGCCGAGTTCGGTGATCCACGGACACCGGGCGTCATCGATGCCGCCGTGATCTCCGAACTCACCCACGCCGCCTCGCTCTACCACGACGACGTCATGGACGTGGCCCGCATCCGCCACGGGGTGCCCAGCGCCAACGCCCGCTGGGGCAACTCCGTCGCCGTCATGGCGGGCAACTGGCTGCTGGCCACGGCCGCCCAGCTCTCCGCGGACCTCGCGCACTCGACCACGCCGCTGCACGCGCAGGCCGCCGAGCGCCTGGTGCGCGGCCAGATGCTGGAGCTCCTCGGGCCCTCACCGGACGAGGGCCCGCTGCCCCACTACTTCCGCGTGATATCGGACAAGACGGCGGCCCTGCTCTCCCACTCGCTCAGGCTCGGCGCGCTCCAGTCCGGAGCTTCCGCCGAAATCGGGGACGCACTCGCGGAGTACGGGGAACAGCTCGGGGTGGCGTTCCAGATATCCGACGACCTGCTCGACATCACCTCCTCGTCCGCACTGACCGGCAAGGAGCAGGGCAAGGACCTGGCGGTCGGCACGGCCGGCCTCCCCATCCTGCTCGCCCTCACCGGCGAGGACCCCCGCGACGACGCACTGCGCGCCCTGCTGAACTCCCCCACGGGGATCGCGGGCGCGGACCACCGCAGGGCGCTGGACCTCCTGAGCGGATCCGAGGTCATGGCCCAGGCCCGGGCGATCAGGGACGAGCGGCTCGACATGGCCCGCTCGGCCCTGCGTGGCCTGCCGTCCGGGCCGGCCCTGCGGGCCCTGGAGGCCCTGTGCGACGTCGTGGCCACCCGCACGAAATAG
- a CDS encoding acyl-CoA carboxylase subunit beta — MKLDDSTMRAAELRRIRDEAEQGSARATEQQHAKGKLTVRERIALLFDEGSFREVETFRRHRATGFGLEDKRPHTDGVVTGWGTVHGRTVFTYAHDFRIFGGSLGEAHATKIHKIMDMALAAGAPLVSLNDGAGARIQEGVSALAGYGGIFARNTKASGVIPQISVMLGPCAGGAAYSPALTDFVFMVRETSQMFITGPDVVQAVTGEQVTQNGLGGADVHAEVSGVAHFAYDDEETCLAEVRYLLSMLPDNNRQIPPAVPAGAPSDPSGETLRGLVPSDGSRPYDMRRVIEELVDEGEHMEVHERWAASVICTLARLDGQVVGIVANQPQSMAGVLDIHSSEKAARFVQFCDAFNIPLVTLVDVPGFLPGVDQEHGGIIRHGAKLLYAYCNASVPRISLILRKAYGGAYIVMDSRSIGADLSYAWPTNEIAVMGAEGAANVVFRRQIAAADDPEATRLQLVKEYKAELMHPYYAAERGLVDDVIDPADTREVLIAALAMLREKHAPLPVRKHGNQPA, encoded by the coding sequence ATGAAGCTGGACGACAGCACGATGCGCGCGGCCGAGCTGCGACGGATCCGGGACGAGGCCGAACAGGGCAGCGCCAGGGCCACCGAACAGCAGCACGCCAAAGGGAAACTGACCGTCCGTGAGCGCATCGCGCTGCTCTTCGACGAAGGTTCCTTCCGGGAGGTCGAGACGTTTCGCCGGCACCGGGCCACCGGATTCGGGCTGGAGGACAAGCGGCCCCACACCGACGGCGTGGTGACCGGCTGGGGCACCGTGCACGGCCGCACGGTCTTCACGTACGCCCACGACTTCCGCATCTTCGGCGGCTCGCTCGGCGAAGCGCACGCCACCAAGATCCACAAGATCATGGACATGGCGCTCGCCGCCGGAGCTCCGCTGGTCAGCCTCAACGACGGTGCGGGCGCGCGCATCCAGGAGGGCGTCTCGGCGCTGGCCGGGTACGGCGGCATCTTCGCCCGCAACACCAAGGCGTCGGGCGTCATCCCGCAGATCAGCGTGATGCTCGGGCCCTGCGCGGGCGGCGCCGCCTACTCGCCGGCGCTGACCGACTTCGTCTTCATGGTCCGCGAGACCTCCCAGATGTTCATCACCGGGCCCGACGTGGTCCAGGCCGTCACCGGCGAACAGGTCACCCAGAACGGCCTGGGCGGCGCCGACGTGCACGCCGAGGTCTCGGGCGTCGCGCACTTCGCCTACGACGACGAGGAGACCTGCCTCGCCGAAGTCCGCTACCTGCTGTCGATGCTGCCGGACAACAACCGGCAGATCCCGCCGGCCGTCCCCGCCGGAGCCCCGTCCGACCCCTCGGGCGAGACGCTGCGCGGCCTGGTGCCCAGCGACGGCAGCCGCCCCTACGACATGCGCCGGGTCATCGAGGAACTCGTCGACGAGGGCGAGCACATGGAGGTGCACGAGCGCTGGGCGGCCTCGGTGATCTGCACCCTGGCCCGCCTCGACGGACAGGTGGTGGGCATCGTCGCCAACCAGCCGCAGTCGATGGCCGGGGTGCTCGACATCCACTCCTCGGAGAAGGCCGCACGCTTCGTCCAGTTCTGCGACGCCTTCAACATCCCGCTGGTCACGCTCGTGGACGTGCCCGGCTTCCTGCCGGGCGTCGACCAGGAGCACGGCGGCATCATCCGGCACGGCGCGAAGCTCCTGTACGCGTACTGCAACGCCAGCGTCCCGCGGATCTCGCTGATCCTGCGCAAGGCGTACGGCGGCGCGTACATCGTCATGGACTCCCGCTCGATCGGCGCCGACCTCTCCTATGCCTGGCCGACCAACGAGATCGCGGTGATGGGCGCGGAGGGCGCCGCCAACGTGGTCTTCCGCCGTCAGATCGCCGCGGCGGACGATCCCGAGGCCACCCGCCTCCAGCTGGTCAAGGAGTACAAGGCCGAGCTGATGCACCCGTACTACGCGGCCGAACGCGGCCTCGTGGACGATGTCATCGACCCCGCCGACACCCGCGAGGTGCTCATCGCTGCCCTCGCGATGCTCCGCGAGAAGCACGCGCCCCTGCCGGTGCGCAAGCACGGGAACCAGCCCGCATGA
- a CDS encoding acyl-CoA carboxylase epsilon subunit, giving the protein MTDTQGPSASRPSLALHIVRGHPTDEELAAVTAVLAATAGARDSRTAHSTSGAPRGARWPDLWHGGRSPRSWVTR; this is encoded by the coding sequence ATGACGGACACCCAGGGTCCTTCCGCCTCCCGCCCCTCCCTCGCCCTCCACATCGTCCGGGGACACCCGACCGACGAGGAGCTGGCCGCGGTGACCGCCGTACTCGCCGCCACCGCCGGCGCCCGTGACTCCCGTACGGCGCACAGCACTTCGGGCGCCCCGCGCGGTGCGCGATGGCCCGACCTCTGGCACGGCGGCCGTTCGCCGCGCTCCTGGGTCACCCGCTGA
- a CDS encoding acyl carrier protein, which translates to MAITEVENARLETLREIVADILEIDTAELTDTGLFVEEYEADSLRAIEILSRIDKEFDVEVPQEELPRMDNLRHVYNVVKEYAKWA; encoded by the coding sequence ATGGCCATCACCGAAGTTGAGAACGCCCGCCTCGAGACCCTGCGCGAGATCGTCGCCGACATCCTCGAGATCGACACGGCCGAGCTGACCGACACGGGCCTGTTCGTCGAGGAGTACGAGGCCGACTCCCTGCGGGCCATCGAGATCCTGTCCCGCATCGACAAGGAGTTCGACGTCGAGGTGCCGCAGGAGGAACTGCCGCGCATGGACAACCTCCGACACGTCTACAACGTCGTCAAGGAATACGCGAAGTGGGCCTGA
- a CDS encoding 4'-phosphopantetheinyl transferase superfamily protein yields the protein MMQPFTPALERNKIRESVLTAVAAPERIATGELHVWWWKTPDGADPAGLHLLGPDEQRRVSKMRKPQTIADYITGRTMVRRILAELLGVTPGEIVFGRLACPDCGDLGHGPPTVIRPQTPLRISLSRTAGCGVLAVAGYPIGVDVEGARSLDVDLLGSVVLTPRERALLLGRGDPRTSLKTFYRCWTRKEAILKAVGIGIVAPMNRLDVQPEVLEPVTVRAGVSGSPRPWRIEDLSLTEPWTAAVAYPAGMSATVRLEEIVP from the coding sequence ATGATGCAACCTTTCACTCCTGCGCTGGAGCGCAACAAGATCCGCGAGTCGGTCTTGACCGCAGTCGCAGCCCCGGAGCGCATTGCCACCGGTGAACTGCACGTGTGGTGGTGGAAGACCCCGGATGGCGCTGATCCGGCCGGGCTGCACCTGCTCGGCCCCGATGAACAGCGACGCGTGTCGAAGATGCGCAAGCCGCAGACGATCGCGGACTACATAACAGGTCGCACCATGGTGCGACGGATCCTCGCCGAGCTGCTCGGCGTGACGCCCGGCGAGATCGTCTTCGGGCGGCTCGCCTGCCCCGACTGCGGTGACCTCGGGCACGGCCCACCCACGGTGATCCGGCCACAGACCCCGCTGCGGATCAGCCTCTCCCGCACCGCCGGATGCGGCGTACTCGCCGTGGCCGGCTATCCGATCGGTGTCGATGTGGAAGGGGCCCGGTCCCTGGACGTGGACCTGCTCGGGTCGGTCGTGCTGACCCCCCGGGAGCGGGCCCTCCTCCTGGGGCGCGGCGATCCCCGGACCTCGCTCAAGACGTTCTACCGGTGCTGGACCCGGAAGGAAGCGATTCTCAAGGCAGTCGGGATCGGCATAGTCGCTCCGATGAATCGTCTGGACGTCCAGCCCGAGGTATTGGAACCGGTGACGGTAAGGGCCGGTGTCAGCGGGTCTCCCCGTCCCTGGCGCATCGAGGACCTGTCGCTGACCGAACCCTGGACCGCGGCGGTCGCCTATCCCGCGGGGATGAGCGCGACGGTACGGCTGGAGGAGATCGTCCCGTAA